One genomic region from uncultured Subdoligranulum sp. encodes:
- a CDS encoding NYN domain-containing protein yields the protein MEDLKLAILIDADNISPKYVKVILDEAASFGVAACKRIYGDWSDVRLKSWKDALLNNSIIPIQQYSYTTGKNATDSAMIIDAMDLLYGGNLDGFCIVSSDSDFTRLAARLREAGKLVIGMGESKALGPFVKACDQFKYLDLILDHGETETADPVAPAAETDARANAGDDTAINRESIERIVHGLIGEMDDGTGWVRTSRVGDQLIKRYPDFDVRNFGSRSLNKFLASLPEMEVEERILSNGNPIQFVRVRPAPKKTTPRRTGSKKTPRRAGSKKK from the coding sequence ATGGAAGATCTGAAACTGGCGATTTTGATCGATGCCGACAATATCTCGCCCAAGTATGTCAAGGTGATCCTCGATGAGGCGGCATCCTTCGGGGTGGCGGCCTGCAAGCGCATCTACGGCGACTGGTCCGATGTGCGGCTGAAAAGCTGGAAGGATGCCCTTTTGAACAATTCCATCATCCCCATCCAGCAGTACAGCTACACCACGGGCAAGAACGCCACCGATTCGGCTATGATCATCGATGCCATGGACCTGCTTTACGGCGGCAATCTGGACGGATTCTGCATCGTCTCGTCGGACAGTGATTTCACCCGTCTGGCCGCCCGTCTGCGGGAGGCGGGCAAGCTGGTCATCGGCATGGGGGAGAGCAAGGCGCTGGGCCCCTTCGTCAAAGCCTGCGATCAGTTCAAATATCTGGACCTGATTCTCGATCACGGCGAGACGGAAACCGCCGATCCCGTTGCCCCGGCGGCGGAGACCGATGCCCGGGCCAATGCGGGGGATGATACGGCCATCAACCGGGAATCCATCGAGCGGATTGTCCACGGCCTGATCGGCGAGATGGACGATGGTACCGGCTGGGTGCGTACCTCCCGGGTGGGCGACCAGCTCATCAAGCGGTACCCCGACTTCGACGTGCGCAACTTCGGCTCCAGGAGCCTGAACAAATTCCTGGCCTCCCTGCCGGAGATGGAGGTGGAGGAACGCATCCTCTCCAACGGCAACCCGATCCAGTTCGTGCGGGTACGTCCGGCCCCCAAAAAGACAACGCCCCGTCGCACCGGCAGCAAAAAAACGCCCCGGCGGGCTGGTTCCAAGAAAAAGTAA